DNA sequence from the Anaerolineales bacterium genome:
TGACTCAAGGCGCGTGATCGCCCGAGAGGAGAGCCTGCCATGACAGACAGCGTCTACAAGGTCATTGAACTGATCGGCACGTCGCCCGATTCGTGGGAGAAGGCGGCCGCGGCGGCAGTGGATATGGCCGCCAAGTCGGTGCGCGACCTGCGCATCGCTGAGGTTGTGGAATTGGACTTGCAGATCGAGGACGGCAAGATCCGGGCGTACCGGACGAAGCTCAAGGCATCGTTCAAGTACGAAAGCGGCGACTAGCCGATCTGAGCGGCGTCGACTGCCTCTCCGAGACTGCTAGTTGGTGAACAAGCCGCGCGGCGTGGGCGAGAATCCGGGGAAGATAGCCTCGATGGCGGGGATACCGAGCCGCGGCGACACAGATCCGCCAGCACCTCGCGGAAGTCGATGGTGACGGCCAAGTCCCCGGGTCCGACGAGCTGATCGTCCTCGAGCCCCGGCCACAGGGCGTGGAGGCGGCCTCCCATT
Encoded proteins:
- a CDS encoding dodecin family protein, encoding MTDSVYKVIELIGTSPDSWEKAAAAAVDMAAKSVRDLRIAEVVELDLQIEDGKIRAYRTKLKASFKYESGD